A genomic segment from Alteribacillus bidgolensis encodes:
- the lysS gene encoding lysine--tRNA ligase encodes MSQEQEYNDQIEVRREKLLALQEEGKDPFGQRFDRSHTASLMTEEFQAFSKEELQEKEVEVSIAGRVMTKRGKGKAGFAHIQDLTGQIQIYVRKDQVGEEAYEIFQGTDIGDFVGLKGTAFKTKVGELSVKASEFVLLSKSLRPLPDKFHGLKDVEQRYRQRYLDLIVNPEVRDTFVVRSKILQSMRRYLDGKGYLEVETPMLHAIPGGAAARPFITHHNALDMELYIRIAIELHLKRLIVGGMEKVYEIGRVFRNEGISTRHNPEFTMMELYEAYSDYKDVMVLTENLIAHISQEVLGTTAITYGEHEVDLTPAWRRVHMVDAIKEEVGVDFWQDMSDEEARSLAKEYRVPVKETMPFGHVVNEFFEHFVEEKLIQPTFVYGHPVAISPLAKKNAEDPRFTDRFELFIVGREHANAFTELNDPIDQRQRFEAQVQEREQGDDEAHMMDTDYLEAMEYGLPPTGGLGIGIDRLVMLLTNSASIRDVLLFPQMRKQSNE; translated from the coding sequence TTGAGTCAGGAACAGGAATATAACGACCAAATAGAGGTTCGTAGAGAAAAACTTCTAGCTCTTCAAGAAGAAGGGAAAGATCCGTTCGGTCAGCGTTTTGACAGATCACATACAGCTTCTCTTATGACAGAAGAGTTTCAAGCTTTTAGTAAAGAAGAACTGCAAGAAAAAGAAGTGGAAGTTTCAATTGCAGGAAGAGTGATGACAAAGCGCGGAAAAGGAAAAGCAGGTTTTGCTCATATACAAGATTTAACAGGTCAAATACAAATATATGTAAGAAAAGATCAGGTAGGCGAAGAGGCTTATGAAATTTTCCAAGGTACTGATATTGGTGATTTTGTAGGTCTAAAAGGTACAGCTTTCAAAACAAAAGTAGGTGAACTTTCAGTAAAGGCTTCTGAGTTCGTACTGTTATCTAAATCACTGCGTCCTCTTCCTGATAAGTTTCATGGTTTAAAGGACGTAGAACAACGTTACCGTCAGCGTTATCTTGATTTAATAGTGAACCCTGAAGTACGCGATACTTTTGTGGTCCGCAGTAAAATCCTACAATCGATGCGGCGTTACTTAGATGGAAAAGGATATTTGGAAGTAGAAACGCCAATGCTTCACGCTATTCCAGGAGGAGCTGCTGCTCGTCCATTTATTACCCATCACAATGCCCTAGATATGGAGTTGTATATTCGTATAGCGATTGAACTGCATCTGAAACGGTTAATTGTCGGCGGGATGGAGAAAGTTTATGAAATCGGCCGTGTTTTCCGAAATGAAGGAATTTCGACCCGTCATAATCCTGAGTTCACCATGATGGAACTTTATGAAGCTTATTCAGATTATAAAGACGTAATGGTTTTAACAGAGAATTTAATCGCTCATATATCTCAAGAAGTGCTTGGTACAACTGCTATAACGTATGGAGAGCATGAAGTGGATTTAACCCCTGCGTGGCGCCGCGTGCATATGGTGGATGCAATTAAAGAAGAAGTTGGGGTTGATTTTTGGCAGGATATGAGCGATGAAGAGGCAAGGTCTCTTGCTAAAGAATATCGAGTACCAGTGAAAGAAACAATGCCTTTTGGACATGTTGTTAATGAATTTTTCGAGCATTTTGTCGAAGAAAAATTAATACAGCCGACTTTTGTATATGGACATCCGGTTGCTATATCACCACTTGCAAAAAAGAATGCGGAAGATCCTCGTTTCACTGATCGATTTGAATTATTTATAGTTGGAAGAGAACACGCAAATGCTTTCACAGAGCTTAATGACCCAATTGATCAACGTCAGCGCTTTGAAGCACAAGTCCAAGAAAGAGAACAGGGCGATGATGAAGCTCACATGATGGATACAGATTATTTGGAGGCAATGGAATACGGTCTTCCTCCTACTGGTGGTCTTGGAATTGGGATTGACCGCTTAGTTATGCTCTTAACTAATTCGGCATCCATACGTGATGTGTTATTATTTCCGCAAATGCGTAAACAATCCAATGAATAA